The Bacteroidota bacterium genome window below encodes:
- a CDS encoding DUF4197 domain-containing protein: MKTFKNILASSFLFLFFSCASTGQIDWNKAANDANKEINQIKSGSKPLSNDEVIQGLREALNVGTNNSTASASKADGFYKNPLIFIPFPSEAQKIKNTVEDLGMHKQVQDFEMSINRAAEEASKEAAPVFLDAIKGMSIADGFSILHGADNAATQYLNDKTSGELTAKFTPIIKNAIQKVEVTKYWNPIITTYNKVPGVEKQNPNLEQYITSKALEGLFKLIAGEEKKIRTDPVARISDILKRVFGNTK; the protein is encoded by the coding sequence ATGAAAACTTTCAAAAACATTCTCGCAAGTTCTTTTTTATTTCTTTTTTTCTCCTGCGCTTCCACGGGGCAGATTGACTGGAACAAAGCCGCCAATGATGCGAACAAAGAAATCAACCAGATAAAATCGGGCAGCAAGCCGCTCTCCAATGACGAAGTGATTCAGGGATTGCGCGAAGCGCTGAATGTGGGAACAAATAATTCCACGGCATCGGCATCGAAAGCAGATGGCTTCTACAAAAATCCGCTCATCTTTATTCCGTTTCCCTCCGAAGCGCAAAAAATAAAAAACACGGTGGAGGATTTGGGAATGCATAAGCAGGTGCAGGATTTTGAAATGAGCATCAACCGCGCTGCCGAAGAAGCAAGCAAGGAGGCAGCGCCTGTTTTTCTGGATGCAATCAAAGGCATGAGCATTGCCGATGGATTTTCTATTCTTCATGGCGCTGATAATGCCGCCACGCAATACCTGAATGATAAAACATCGGGAGAACTCACCGCGAAGTTTACTCCGATAATAAAAAACGCCATTCAAAAAGTGGAAGTGACAAAATACTGGAATCCCATCATCACTACCTATAATAAAGTGCCCGGAGTGGAGAAGCAAAATCCCAATCTTGAACAATACATTACTTCCAAAGCGCTCGAAGGGCTTTTCAAATTAATTGCGGGAGAAGAAAAGAAAATCCGCACTGACCCTGTGGCGAGAATCAGCGATATACTGAAAAGAGTTTTCGGAAATACTAAGTGA
- a CDS encoding phosphoglucomutase/phosphomannomutase family protein: MTQIKFGTDGWRAIIAKDFTVENVARVAEGTAIWLSNSVAHSPDKSLRVVVGYDCRFGGKLFSETTAKILAHYGIEVLLANASPRTEGRGGFVSTPMVSFGTVKHKANLGIIITASHNPPSYNGYKLKGPYGGPLLPKHVSEIENLIPEKCSVNVDSISFPHPMIHTIDLENLYCKQVEKNFDLKAIKKSKMVLAYDAMFGAGQNVMKRILPDTIMLHCENNPSFNGTAPEPIAKNLLEISSLIKKSKGKNKISCALATDGDADRLGLFGSKGNFVDSHHIILLLIHYLCKYKKMRGKVCTAFSTTVRIKKMCAHYNLPLDVVKIGFKYICGIMIKEDVLLGGEESGGIAIKGHIPERDGIWIGLTLWEFMAKSKKTLEELIKEVYAITGSFAFERDDWHLAEELKNKIVENCKQGNYSSFGKYKVERTEDLDGWKYFFNEEEWLMIRASGTEPVLRLYAESSTQKKALDILKAAKKTLLKVA; the protein is encoded by the coding sequence ATGACGCAAATCAAATTCGGAACAGACGGCTGGCGTGCCATCATTGCAAAGGACTTCACCGTTGAAAATGTGGCGCGCGTGGCGGAAGGAACCGCCATCTGGCTTTCAAACTCGGTGGCTCATTCGCCCGATAAATCGCTGCGCGTGGTAGTGGGCTACGATTGCCGCTTTGGCGGAAAATTATTTTCTGAAACCACTGCAAAAATTCTCGCGCATTACGGAATAGAAGTTTTGCTCGCAAATGCTTCACCCCGCACCGAAGGTCGGGGAGGTTTTGTTTCCACTCCCATGGTTTCTTTCGGAACGGTGAAACATAAAGCAAACCTCGGAATCATTATCACTGCCAGCCACAACCCGCCATCGTACAACGGATATAAACTGAAAGGACCTTATGGCGGACCGCTTTTGCCCAAGCATGTTTCTGAAATTGAAAACCTCATTCCCGAAAAATGCTCGGTGAATGTTGATTCCATTTCTTTTCCTCACCCGATGATACATACCATTGACCTCGAAAATCTTTATTGCAAACAGGTGGAGAAGAACTTTGATTTGAAAGCAATCAAGAAATCAAAGATGGTACTCGCGTACGATGCCATGTTTGGCGCAGGGCAAAACGTAATGAAACGGATTCTGCCCGACACGATTATGCTTCACTGCGAAAACAATCCATCCTTCAACGGAACTGCGCCCGAGCCCATTGCAAAAAATCTTCTGGAGATTTCTTCCCTCATAAAAAAATCGAAGGGAAAAAATAAAATCTCTTGCGCCCTTGCCACCGATGGCGATGCCGACCGCCTCGGCTTGTTCGGCAGCAAAGGAAATTTTGTGGACTCGCATCACATCATTCTGCTGCTCATTCATTATCTCTGCAAATACAAAAAGATGCGCGGCAAGGTCTGCACCGCGTTTTCCACCACCGTGCGCATAAAAAAAATGTGCGCGCACTATAATCTTCCGCTCGATGTGGTGAAAATCGGATTCAAATATATCTGCGGAATCATGATTAAGGAAGACGTTCTGCTGGGCGGAGAAGAATCGGGCGGCATTGCCATTAAAGGGCATATTCCCGAGCGCGATGGAATCTGGATTGGGTTAACGCTCTGGGAATTCATGGCGAAGTCAAAAAAAACGCTCGAAGAATTAATTAAAGAGGTCTACGCTATTACCGGAAGTTTCGCCTTCGAGCGCGATGACTGGCATCTTGCGGAAGAACTGAAAAATAAAATTGTGGAGAACTGCAAACAGGGAAACTATTCCTCCTTCGGAAAATATAAAGTGGAAAGAACAGAAGACCTTGACGGCTGGAAATATTTTTTCAACGAAGAAGAATGGCTGATGATTCGCGCATCGGGCACAGAGCCGGTTCTCAGATTATACGCAGAGTCATCCACGCAGAAAAAAGCACTTGACATTCTGAAAGCAGCGAAGAAAACACTTCTGAAAGTCGCCTGA